In one window of Eggerthella guodeyinii DNA:
- a CDS encoding excinuclease ABC subunit UvrA, producing the protein MSNIVVRNAREGNLKGISLDIPKGKLAVFTGLSGSGKSTLLIDVLFNECQRQYLEALGMEGIRKPQVDRIAGASPAILISQTDANRNPRSTVGTVTDVYTDLRMVFEKLHVRTCPHCGATVSSDACEEETEKRGSDFLVFMRCSACGQRMPKLTRTQFSFNTKEGACPACEGLGTTLAIDLEAVLDESRSLEDGAVDFWASRYQDYMIGALHAACRRYGLDVPVGVPVARFDALQREILLNGTASPVLAEACPHIAPPKTMADGKFEGVLPLLWRRYAEHEGASKGLERYFTAAVCASCGGERLGELGRTATVDGTRLPELAAASLERILAWARALDASLAPKRRALVEDYLRDVQTKLARSVQVGLGYLALDRQTVTLSGGERQRMRLASVLDSELSGVIYLLDEPTVGLHPRDTEGLVAVLKKLRDLGNTVLVIEHDPDVMRAADVIVDVGPGSGAHGGRIVAAGTLAQIAAEPASATGRYLGAPPAPKAAFRPADRTAVEVRGARLFNLKGIDVRIPAGCLTAVTGPSGSGKSTLVFELVARGDGSSEGGEVRGCDGFDQVVDVGQAPLVKMKRSNVATYSGVAADIRTLFAATEDAVRAGLAPKHFSFNAPGGRCERCEGLGTVTSNMLFFTDVEAVCPACGGRRFVDEVLAVAYAGKSIDEVMHLTVEEAAAFFGAAADGAAGRRIARTLGLLEDVGLGYLMLGQTLTTLSGGEGQRLKLAKELIEGKGRTNLYLLDEPTTGLHPQDVDHFLALVDRLVDAGSTVVVVEHNPQVIDRADWVIDLGPEGGDAGGELMFAGTPADLRASGVGATAAYL; encoded by the coding sequence ATGTCGAACATCGTCGTACGGAACGCGCGCGAAGGAAACCTCAAGGGCATCTCGCTCGACATCCCGAAGGGGAAGCTCGCGGTGTTCACGGGGCTGTCGGGGTCGGGCAAGTCCACGCTGCTCATCGACGTGCTGTTCAACGAGTGCCAGCGCCAGTACCTCGAGGCGCTCGGGATGGAGGGCATCCGCAAGCCCCAGGTCGACCGCATCGCGGGCGCGTCCCCCGCCATCCTCATCTCGCAGACCGACGCCAACCGCAACCCGCGCTCCACGGTGGGCACCGTGACCGACGTGTACACCGACCTGCGCATGGTGTTCGAGAAGCTGCACGTGCGCACGTGCCCGCATTGCGGCGCGACCGTCAGCTCGGATGCGTGCGAGGAGGAGACCGAGAAGCGGGGGAGCGACTTCCTCGTGTTCATGCGCTGCAGCGCGTGCGGGCAGCGGATGCCGAAGCTCACGCGCACGCAGTTCTCGTTCAACACGAAGGAGGGCGCGTGCCCTGCGTGCGAGGGGCTGGGCACGACGCTCGCCATCGACCTGGAGGCGGTGCTCGACGAGAGCCGCTCGCTCGAGGACGGCGCGGTGGACTTCTGGGCGAGCCGCTACCAGGACTACATGATCGGCGCGCTGCATGCCGCGTGCCGACGCTACGGCCTGGACGTTCCCGTGGGCGTGCCGGTGGCGCGGTTCGACGCGCTGCAACGGGAGATCCTGCTCAACGGCACGGCGAGCCCGGTGCTCGCCGAGGCGTGCCCGCACATCGCGCCTCCGAAGACGATGGCGGACGGGAAGTTCGAGGGCGTCCTGCCGCTCTTGTGGCGGCGCTACGCCGAGCACGAGGGCGCCTCGAAGGGACTCGAGCGCTACTTCACGGCCGCCGTATGCGCCTCGTGCGGCGGCGAGCGCCTGGGCGAGCTCGGGCGCACGGCCACGGTGGACGGCACGCGGCTGCCGGAGCTGGCCGCCGCGTCGCTCGAGCGCATCCTCGCGTGGGCGCGCGCCCTCGACGCGTCGCTCGCGCCCAAGCGCCGCGCGCTCGTGGAGGACTACCTGCGCGACGTGCAGACGAAGCTTGCGCGCTCTGTGCAGGTGGGGCTCGGCTACCTCGCGCTCGACCGCCAGACGGTCACGCTGTCGGGCGGCGAGCGGCAGCGCATGCGCCTGGCCAGCGTGCTGGACTCGGAGCTGTCCGGCGTGATCTACCTCCTCGACGAGCCCACCGTGGGCCTCCACCCGCGCGACACCGAGGGTCTCGTGGCGGTGCTGAAGAAGCTGCGCGACCTGGGCAACACGGTGCTCGTCATCGAGCACGACCCCGACGTCATGCGCGCGGCCGACGTCATCGTGGACGTGGGTCCCGGCTCGGGCGCGCACGGCGGGCGCATCGTCGCCGCCGGCACGCTCGCGCAGATCGCCGCCGAGCCCGCGTCGGCCACGGGGCGCTACCTCGGCGCGCCCCCCGCGCCCAAGGCGGCGTTCCGCCCCGCCGACCGCACGGCCGTGGAGGTGCGCGGCGCGCGCCTGTTCAACCTCAAGGGCATCGACGTGCGCATCCCCGCCGGCTGCCTGACTGCCGTCACGGGCCCGTCGGGCTCGGGCAAGTCCACGCTCGTGTTCGAGCTCGTCGCGCGCGGCGACGGCTCTTCGGAGGGCGGCGAGGTGCGCGGCTGCGACGGGTTCGACCAGGTGGTGGACGTGGGGCAGGCGCCCCTCGTGAAGATGAAGCGCTCGAACGTGGCCACGTACTCGGGCGTGGCGGCCGATATCCGCACGCTGTTCGCGGCCACCGAGGACGCGGTGCGCGCCGGGCTCGCGCCGAAGCATTTCTCGTTCAACGCGCCGGGCGGCCGCTGCGAGCGCTGCGAGGGGCTGGGCACGGTGACCAGCAACATGCTGTTCTTCACCGACGTCGAGGCCGTGTGCCCGGCGTGCGGCGGCCGGCGGTTCGTCGACGAGGTGCTGGCCGTGGCCTACGCGGGCAAGTCCATCGACGAGGTCATGCACCTCACGGTGGAGGAGGCCGCGGCGTTCTTCGGCGCGGCGGCCGACGGCGCGGCGGGGCGGCGCATCGCGCGCACGCTGGGCCTTTTGGAGGACGTGGGGCTGGGCTACCTCATGCTGGGCCAGACGCTCACCACGCTGTCGGGCGGCGAGGGCCAGCGCCTCAAGCTGGCGAAGGAGCTGATCGAAGGCAAGGGGCGCACCAACCTCTACCTGCTGGACGAGCCCACCACGGGCCTGCACCCGCAGGACGTGGACCACTTCCTGGCCCTCGTGGACCGTCTCGTGGACGCGGGCAGCACCGTCGTGGTGGTGGAGCACAACCCGCAGGTCATCGACCGCGCGGACTGGGTGATCGACCTCGGCCCCGAAGGCGGCGACGCGGGCGGCGAGCTCATGTTCGCCGGCACCCCCGCCGACCTGCGCGCCTCAGGTGTCGGCGCGACGGCGGCGTACCTCTGA
- a CDS encoding EamA family transporter, whose translation MQTDTLKYSGIVFLAGASYGAQATTVKITYAAGFTWTQVVASQALFAALLFAAALLVQRARGTRLVALSPKQVLALVGLGLNTCIGTVLYNYALTLLPVSVAITLLFQFTWMGIVVQLVVMRRRPRAAEAAAAVVILGGTLLASRVFSSDVGTLDPVGVACGLLSALSCTFFMFFSSRVGRGLPPIQRGLVVCLGACALGFALCPDYFASGALQDGIWKYGLVLGLCALFVPVVLFGIATPHLTPGLSAIMASSELPCGIALSTLVIGEPVEALQIVGIVGILAGIVISQLPHLRARVEPAARA comes from the coding sequence ATGCAGACGGACACCTTGAAATACTCCGGGATCGTCTTCCTCGCCGGCGCCAGCTACGGCGCTCAAGCCACCACGGTGAAGATCACCTACGCCGCCGGCTTCACCTGGACCCAGGTGGTGGCGAGCCAGGCGCTGTTCGCCGCGCTGCTGTTCGCGGCGGCGCTGCTCGTGCAACGGGCGCGCGGCACGCGCCTCGTGGCGCTCTCCCCCAAGCAGGTGCTCGCCCTCGTAGGCCTCGGGCTGAACACGTGCATCGGCACCGTGCTGTACAACTACGCGCTCACCCTGCTGCCGGTTTCGGTGGCCATCACGCTGCTGTTCCAGTTCACGTGGATGGGCATCGTCGTCCAGCTCGTCGTCATGCGCCGCCGCCCGCGCGCGGCCGAGGCGGCGGCCGCCGTCGTCATCCTGGGCGGGACGCTCCTGGCCAGCAGGGTGTTCTCGAGCGACGTGGGAACGCTCGACCCCGTCGGGGTGGCGTGCGGGCTGCTCTCGGCCCTCAGCTGCACCTTCTTCATGTTCTTCTCGAGCCGCGTCGGGCGCGGCCTGCCGCCCATCCAGCGCGGGCTCGTCGTGTGCCTGGGCGCGTGCGCGCTCGGCTTCGCGCTGTGCCCCGACTACTTCGCCAGCGGCGCGCTGCAGGACGGCATCTGGAAGTACGGCCTGGTGCTGGGGCTGTGCGCCCTGTTCGTCCCCGTGGTGCTGTTCGGCATCGCCACGCCGCACCTGACGCCGGGGCTCTCGGCCATCATGGCGTCCTCCGAGCTTCCCTGCGGCATCGCCCTGTCCACGCTCGTCATCGGCGAGCCGGTGGAGGCGCTCCAGATCGTCGGCATCGTCGGCATCCTCGCCGGCATCGTCATCTCGCAGCTTCCCCATCTGCGGGCGCGGGTCGAACCCGCAGCCCGCGCGTGA
- a CDS encoding ABC transporter ATP-binding protein produces the protein MSGARETVLRAEGLGYRYGKTEVFGGASFALRAGEVAFLTGPNGAGKSTLLRCLAGWDAPAEGFVELCGARFDGSDRAQRSLLAFVPDVPSFYDDLTAGEHIRFVRQANRLDAADDPSDELMARFGLDGQRDRLPSSYSRGMRQKLALVLALARAPRLLLLDEPYGPLDPDAAAVLSALVEEARDAGAAVLVSCHHDVPNLRPDKLARLEGGRLDVRDARAAQDGDEGGDDA, from the coding sequence ATGAGCGGGGCGCGCGAGACCGTGCTGCGCGCGGAAGGGCTGGGCTACCGCTACGGGAAGACCGAGGTGTTCGGCGGGGCGTCGTTCGCGTTGCGGGCGGGCGAGGTGGCGTTTCTGACCGGGCCGAACGGGGCGGGGAAGTCGACGCTGCTGCGTTGCCTCGCCGGGTGGGACGCGCCCGCCGAGGGGTTCGTCGAGCTGTGCGGCGCGCGCTTCGACGGCTCGGACCGCGCGCAGCGCAGCCTGCTCGCGTTCGTGCCCGACGTGCCCTCGTTCTACGACGACCTCACGGCGGGCGAGCACATCCGCTTCGTGCGGCAGGCGAATCGCCTCGATGCCGCCGACGACCCGTCGGACGAGCTCATGGCCCGGTTCGGCCTCGACGGTCAGCGCGACCGGCTGCCCTCGTCGTACTCGCGCGGCATGCGCCAGAAGCTTGCTCTCGTGCTGGCGCTGGCCCGCGCGCCGCGCCTGCTGCTGCTCGACGAGCCCTACGGGCCGCTCGACCCGGATGCGGCCGCCGTGCTGAGCGCGCTGGTCGAGGAGGCACGGGACGCCGGCGCCGCCGTTCTCGTCAGTTGCCACCACGACGTGCCGAACCTGCGGCCCGACAAGCTGGCGCGCCTCGAGGGCGGCCGCCTGGACGTGCGCGATGCGCGGGCCGCGCAGGATGGCGACGAGGGCGGCGACGATGCGTGA
- a CDS encoding sensor histidine kinase, with the protein MDRVSGRGARRGRGLPLSLVILRYFAYVLAAAVALAVGTYVVFGILVGTGTVYPANYGDTALAETSARLAELPTDDAEAVDAAVPSSFRWALFAKDGAYVAGDAPESARDDLKAAAFDGLAIAYGGLSTTRYEPVELADGSVCVLTYDYMPQFASKGLRDALPNPQNLLLGGFAVLAVLVLVGIAVRAARVLSRKMAPLADAARRIEERDLDFEVGTSGVREIDDVLGAMDEMRASLKDSLEAQWRSEQAQREQIAALAHDLKTPLTVVRGNVDLLLEGELTDDQRPCAADAAEGARQMGTYLAALIDATLGDATAFAPVERPLRPLLARLRAQAEALAACGGAQVAWSEGAGLPETLRMDEALVERAVMNVVANAVEHAPADSTVEVRVRADGAADVGGALAVSVADAGPGFSPEALERGCERFYQGDPARAARGHRGLGLHVAAGAAARHGGSVELANRDAAEGRGARVTLRLPRG; encoded by the coding sequence ATGGATCGCGTGAGCGGGCGCGGCGCCCGGCGCGGGCGCGGGCTGCCGCTGAGCCTCGTCATCCTGCGCTACTTCGCCTACGTGCTGGCGGCGGCCGTCGCGCTGGCGGTGGGGACGTACGTCGTGTTCGGCATCCTCGTGGGGACGGGCACGGTGTATCCGGCGAACTACGGCGACACGGCGCTCGCGGAGACGTCGGCGCGCCTTGCCGAGCTGCCGACCGACGATGCGGAGGCCGTCGACGCCGCCGTGCCGTCGAGCTTCCGCTGGGCCCTGTTCGCGAAGGACGGCGCCTACGTGGCCGGCGATGCGCCCGAGAGCGCGCGCGACGATCTCAAAGCGGCCGCCTTCGACGGGCTCGCCATCGCCTACGGGGGGCTGAGCACGACGCGCTACGAACCGGTGGAGCTGGCCGACGGCTCGGTGTGCGTGCTGACGTACGACTACATGCCGCAGTTCGCGTCGAAGGGGCTGCGCGACGCGCTGCCGAACCCGCAGAACCTGCTGCTGGGAGGGTTCGCCGTGCTGGCGGTGCTCGTGCTCGTGGGCATCGCCGTGCGCGCGGCGCGCGTGCTGTCGCGCAAGATGGCCCCGCTGGCCGACGCCGCGCGCCGCATCGAGGAGCGCGACCTCGATTTCGAGGTGGGGACGTCGGGCGTGCGCGAGATCGACGACGTGCTGGGCGCGATGGACGAGATGCGCGCCTCGCTGAAGGACTCCCTCGAGGCGCAATGGAGGAGCGAGCAGGCGCAGCGCGAGCAGATCGCCGCGCTCGCGCACGATCTGAAGACGCCGCTCACCGTGGTGCGCGGCAACGTCGACCTGCTGCTGGAGGGCGAGCTGACGGACGATCAGCGCCCGTGCGCGGCCGACGCGGCCGAGGGGGCGCGCCAGATGGGGACGTACCTGGCCGCGCTCATCGACGCGACGCTGGGCGACGCAACGGCGTTCGCGCCGGTCGAACGTCCGCTGCGCCCCCTGCTCGCGCGGTTGCGCGCGCAGGCCGAGGCGCTCGCGGCGTGCGGCGGCGCGCAGGTGGCGTGGAGCGAGGGCGCGGGGCTGCCCGAGACGCTGCGGATGGACGAGGCGCTCGTGGAGCGCGCCGTGATGAACGTGGTGGCGAACGCCGTGGAGCACGCGCCCGCCGACTCGACGGTGGAGGTGCGCGTGCGGGCGGACGGCGCGGCCGATGTCGGCGGCGCGCTCGCGGTGAGCGTGGCCGATGCGGGGCCCGGCTTCTCGCCCGAGGCGCTGGAGCGCGGATGCGAGCGCTTCTACCAGGGCGATCCCGCCCGCGCCGCGCGCGGGCACCGCGGGCTGGGGCTGCACGTGGCCGCGGGGGCCGCCGCGCGCCACGGCGGCTCGGTGGAGCTGGCGAACCGCGACGCCGCGGAGGGCCGCGGCGCCCGCGTGACGCTGCGGCTGCCGCGGGGCTAG
- a CDS encoding type 1 glutamine amidotransferase family protein translates to MQDSKKTVLVYVFDGFADWESSYVCAELNQTDGFEVRTVAPDRAPKHSMGGLAVLPDYALDDVPEEFAALLLIGGNPWLDPTSGIDAVVPLVKRARAQGALVGGICNAASFLAEHGFLDDCAHTGNTLEYVQQCAPHYRGGEHFVEAQAVADSGVVTANGSAALEFAREVLRELNAKDDPDAWFKLHKDGFYPG, encoded by the coding sequence ATGCAAGATTCGAAGAAAACCGTGCTCGTCTACGTGTTCGACGGCTTCGCCGACTGGGAAAGCTCCTACGTGTGCGCCGAGCTCAACCAGACGGACGGCTTCGAGGTGAGAACCGTCGCGCCCGACCGCGCGCCGAAGCACTCGATGGGCGGCCTCGCCGTGCTGCCCGACTACGCGCTGGACGACGTTCCCGAGGAATTCGCCGCCCTGCTGCTCATCGGCGGCAACCCCTGGCTCGACCCGACGAGCGGCATCGACGCCGTGGTGCCCCTCGTCAAGCGCGCACGGGCGCAGGGGGCGCTCGTCGGCGGCATCTGCAACGCGGCGTCGTTTTTGGCCGAACACGGCTTCCTCGACGACTGCGCCCACACGGGCAACACGCTCGAGTACGTGCAGCAGTGCGCGCCGCACTACCGCGGCGGCGAGCATTTCGTGGAAGCGCAGGCCGTCGCCGATAGCGGCGTGGTCACGGCGAACGGAAGCGCCGCGCTCGAGTTCGCGCGCGAGGTGCTGCGCGAGCTGAACGCGAAGGACGACCCCGACGCCTGGTTCAAGCTCCACAAGGACGGCTTCTACCCCGGGTAG
- a CDS encoding helix-turn-helix domain-containing protein gives MRDINLGAVIARERRAADVTQGELAAHLGVTKAAVSKWELGQSMPDVALLPRIAAYFDLTLDELFDYRPQLTAEEVRDVYLRLFAQMSEDPDAALESVDRLVAEYYSCWPLLQQMGGLYVQRAVFDTEHPDELCMRAIKLFERVEEHADDVELVRTARMMRASTMNILGDVDGCISLFESLKPERSIGVELLLAVTYEQKGDREACLKLYQESMGWGVISVMSSLNAQLPLYADDAAHRDALVQAGEGMLRGFDLEAENPLSALTFLASASAAYLLAGDEERTKAYLERFIALLGSLDARGLLYGARQGVLYDLVPELTASDPGQEQEKDAQVAALDPKQLGKQLITARPPWMEHADDPRFRPLLDRLEALR, from the coding sequence ATGCGCGACATCAACTTGGGAGCTGTCATCGCGCGCGAGCGGCGCGCGGCCGACGTCACGCAGGGCGAGCTGGCCGCCCATCTGGGCGTGACGAAGGCGGCCGTGTCGAAGTGGGAGCTGGGCCAGAGCATGCCCGACGTGGCCCTGTTGCCGCGCATCGCCGCCTACTTCGACCTCACGCTCGACGAGCTGTTCGACTATCGGCCGCAGCTGACGGCCGAAGAGGTGCGCGACGTCTACCTGCGCCTGTTCGCGCAGATGAGCGAAGATCCGGATGCCGCCCTCGAGAGCGTCGACCGGCTGGTTGCGGAATACTACTCCTGCTGGCCGCTGCTGCAGCAGATGGGCGGGCTCTACGTGCAGCGCGCCGTGTTCGACACCGAGCATCCGGACGAGCTGTGCATGCGCGCCATCAAGCTGTTCGAGCGCGTCGAGGAGCACGCGGACGACGTGGAGCTGGTGCGCACCGCCCGCATGATGCGTGCGTCCACGATGAACATCCTGGGCGACGTCGACGGCTGCATCTCGCTGTTCGAGAGCCTGAAACCCGAGAGATCCATCGGCGTCGAACTGCTCCTGGCTGTCACGTACGAACAGAAAGGCGACCGCGAGGCCTGCCTGAAGCTGTACCAGGAGTCGATGGGCTGGGGCGTGATAAGCGTTATGAGCAGCTTGAACGCCCAGCTGCCGCTGTATGCCGACGACGCCGCTCATCGCGATGCGCTCGTGCAGGCCGGAGAAGGCATGCTGCGCGGGTTCGATCTGGAAGCGGAGAACCCCCTGTCGGCGCTCACGTTTCTGGCGAGCGCTTCCGCCGCGTACCTGCTTGCGGGCGACGAGGAGCGCACGAAGGCCTATCTGGAGCGCTTTATCGCGCTTTTGGGAAGCCTCGATGCGCGCGGCCTGCTGTACGGCGCGCGCCAGGGCGTGCTCTACGATCTCGTGCCCGAGCTGACTGCGTCCGATCCCGGCCAGGAGCAGGAGAAGGACGCCCAGGTCGCGGCGCTCGACCCCAAGCAGCTGGGCAAGCAGCTGATCACGGCTCGGCCGCCGTGGATGGAGCATGCCGACGACCCGCGGTTCCGGCCGCTGCTCGACCGGTTGGAGGCGCTGCGATGA
- a CDS encoding class I SAM-dependent methyltransferase has protein sequence MDKAFWERFASLYDLAMKTRGGAADEAAAWAAARVAPDARVLDAACGTGLFACALAPGAARVDACDYAPAMVERTRAKAARLGLANVSCSVEDACALSFADDAFDAAVAANVLHLLDRPEAALAELSRVTKADGLLILPNYVNAESDGAMRFQKLIGAAGFSPARSWTADGYRAFLEANGLVVEESRLFDARQPLLVAAARVVGRAARRG, from the coding sequence ATGGACAAGGCGTTTTGGGAGCGGTTCGCCTCCCTGTACGACCTCGCGATGAAGACGCGCGGCGGCGCGGCCGACGAGGCTGCCGCATGGGCGGCGGCGCGGGTCGCGCCCGATGCGCGCGTGCTCGACGCAGCCTGCGGGACGGGGCTGTTCGCGTGCGCGCTCGCGCCCGGGGCGGCGCGGGTGGACGCGTGCGACTACGCGCCGGCCATGGTGGAGCGCACGCGCGCGAAGGCGGCGCGGCTCGGGCTGGCGAACGTCTCCTGCTCCGTCGAGGACGCCTGCGCCCTCTCGTTCGCCGACGACGCCTTCGACGCGGCCGTGGCGGCGAACGTGCTGCACCTGCTCGACCGCCCCGAAGCCGCGCTGGCCGAGCTGTCGCGCGTGACCAAAGCCGACGGGCTCCTCATCCTCCCGAACTACGTCAATGCCGAAAGCGACGGCGCGATGCGCTTCCAAAAGCTCATCGGCGCGGCGGGGTTCTCTCCCGCGCGCAGCTGGACCGCTGACGGGTACCGCGCATTTCTCGAAGCGAACGGCCTGGTCGTAGAAGAAAGCCGGCTGTTCGACGCCAGGCAGCCGCTACTCGTGGCGGCGGCGCGGGTTGTCGGGCGTGCGGCGCGGCGGGGCTGA
- a CDS encoding M23 family metallopeptidase produces MLRPPILIQAIKQVAGLVAIAFRYDNKVPGPEDGPSRNAYRLPFAGAWTVFNGGVTEETSHSWDVVTQRYAYDFLVLDDEGGSCAPDPADPSDPASYRCYGLDVLAPAAGTVAEARDDCPDAPIALDGSVACGGDDIRGNYVLIEHAHGEYSSLCHLMPGSVAVRVGDEVACGQAVGRCGSSGNSSEPHLHFHVQAGRSFYASLGVPVRFEGVLAEPAPRYEAADPRPLPSDAGDPFPPFLTRGLRVRPAPADGEAAR; encoded by the coding sequence ATGCTCAGACCACCGATTCTCATCCAGGCGATCAAGCAGGTGGCGGGTCTCGTCGCCATCGCGTTTCGCTACGACAACAAGGTGCCCGGCCCCGAGGACGGCCCGTCGCGCAACGCGTACCGGCTGCCGTTCGCGGGGGCGTGGACGGTGTTCAACGGCGGCGTGACCGAGGAGACCTCCCATTCCTGGGACGTGGTCACGCAGCGCTACGCCTACGACTTCCTCGTGCTCGACGACGAGGGCGGCAGCTGCGCTCCCGACCCCGCCGACCCGTCCGACCCCGCCTCGTACCGCTGCTACGGCCTCGACGTGCTGGCTCCCGCCGCGGGGACGGTGGCGGAGGCGCGCGACGACTGCCCCGACGCGCCCATCGCGCTCGACGGCTCGGTGGCCTGCGGGGGAGACGACATCCGCGGCAACTACGTGCTGATCGAGCACGCGCACGGCGAGTATTCCAGCCTGTGCCACCTCATGCCCGGCAGCGTGGCCGTGCGCGTGGGCGACGAAGTGGCGTGCGGGCAGGCGGTGGGGCGCTGCGGCAGCTCGGGCAACAGCTCGGAGCCGCATCTGCATTTCCACGTGCAGGCGGGGCGCAGCTTCTACGCATCGCTCGGCGTGCCCGTCCGTTTCGAAGGCGTCCTCGCCGAGCCGGCCCCGCGCTACGAGGCCGCCGACCCGCGCCCGCTTCCCTCCGACGCGGGCGATCCGTTCCCGCCGTTCCTCACGCGCGGGCTGCGGGTTCGACCCGCGCCCGCAGATGGGGAAGCTGCGAGATGA
- a CDS encoding helix-turn-helix transcriptional regulator → MRMERLIGIMCVLADTQRTTIGALAERFEVSTRTIARDLDALGRAGVPLVTFPGAGGGVGVVEGFKVRRDLLSTHDAAALYAALDGLRSVDGDQAVTQLIARLVPGADANPRAAAGGPIALDLSSWFADGVVQEKLALLLDAVRGRRCARIEYVARSGRGTRVVEPARLVYKQSSWYLHAFCREREAFRLFKLKRIAALDVLDETFEPRDAPPLALSAPDAPLLLPPDEDAPGTALVELDYDAANEFTLAETIDARFLERDPGEAVGVARFRTDNVAWARRLAGWLGDLVRFREP, encoded by the coding sequence ATGCGGATGGAGCGGCTCATCGGCATCATGTGCGTGCTGGCGGACACGCAGCGCACCACCATCGGGGCGCTGGCCGAGCGGTTCGAGGTGTCGACGCGCACGATCGCGCGCGACCTCGACGCGCTGGGGCGGGCCGGCGTGCCCCTCGTCACGTTCCCGGGCGCGGGCGGCGGCGTGGGCGTCGTCGAGGGCTTCAAGGTGCGCCGCGACCTGCTGAGCACGCACGATGCGGCCGCGCTGTACGCCGCGCTCGACGGGCTGCGCAGCGTCGACGGCGACCAGGCCGTCACGCAGCTCATCGCCCGGCTCGTGCCCGGCGCCGACGCGAACCCGCGCGCCGCAGCGGGCGGCCCCATCGCCCTCGACCTGTCGTCGTGGTTCGCCGACGGCGTCGTGCAGGAAAAGCTCGCCCTGCTGCTCGACGCCGTGCGCGGGCGGCGCTGCGCGCGGATCGAGTACGTCGCGCGGTCGGGGCGCGGGACGCGCGTCGTGGAGCCGGCGCGGCTCGTCTACAAGCAATCGAGCTGGTACCTGCACGCCTTCTGCCGCGAACGCGAGGCGTTTCGCCTGTTCAAGCTCAAGCGTATCGCCGCTCTCGACGTGCTGGACGAAACCTTCGAGCCGCGCGACGCCCCGCCGCTCGCCCTCTCCGCCCCCGACGCCCCGCTGCTGCTGCCTCCCGACGAGGACGCGCCCGGCACCGCGCTCGTGGAGCTCGACTACGATGCCGCGAACGAGTTCACCCTCGCCGAAACCATCGACGCCCGCTTCCTCGAGCGCGATCCCGGCGAGGCCGTCGGCGTCGCGAGGTTCCGCACCGACAACGTCGCCTGGGCGCGGCGGCTGGCCGGTTGGCTGGGCGATCTCGTACGGTTTCGCGAACCATGA